In a single window of the Rhineura floridana isolate rRhiFlo1 chromosome 3, rRhiFlo1.hap2, whole genome shotgun sequence genome:
- the LOC133379396 gene encoding E3 ubiquitin-protein ligase TRIM58-like isoform X1, with the protein MASVEDPVGRLQEEVSCSICLEYLRDPVTIECGHNFCYACISNYCERGASTVTGLALCPQCRASFLLSSSRPNKQLANIVEGIEQLALQPSRGPGEALCERHGKKLRLFCQDDGEPICLVCDKSREHRDHTVLPIEEAAHDYKIKLQEAVDVLRNVLGEASKLEAQEAEKTARWKALKWKWTAFKLIPTYGCPTNRVFMEKVEERKALVVSGFERRRQAMAEEEQLLLRQLQDEEQETLKKLQINWAFLLGQCAGLRDLISEMEWKCQQPAASFLKDVKVTLTRSEGISLQEPQPILLDLQESYDVPGQMESLQRYRVPVTFDPDTANPYLLLSEDLLSVQVVDRKQHLPNSLSRFETCTCLLGCEQFKSGRQYWEVCVENKTSWTLGVCRESVSRQGIFTPSPATGFWTVWLRNGDEYAALTSPLTELVLRPRPGVIGIFLDYDAGEVSFYNADNGSHIFTFADSFSVTLRPYFYPGVRAGGLNDAPLIIQPAPNQISGKSCPSHQ; encoded by the exons ATGGCCTCGGTGGAAGACCCCGTGGGGAGGCTTCAGGAAGAGGTGTCCTGTTCCATCTGCTTGGAGTATCTCAGGGACCCAGTGACCATCGAGTGTGGCCACAACTTCTGTTATGCTTGCATTTCCAACTACTGCGAACGTGGAGCCAGTACTGTGACCGGGCTAGCTCTTTGCCCGCAGTGCCGGGCCAGTTTCTTGCTTAGCAGCTCACGCCCCAACAAACAACTGGCCAACATTGTGGAGGGCATTGAGCAGCTGGCTCTGCAGCCGAGCAGAGGCCCTGGCGAGGCCTTGTGCGAGAGGCACGGCAAGAAGCTGCGGCTTTTCTGCCAAGACGATGGCGAGCCTATTTGCCTGGTGTGTGACAAATCCCGAGAGCATCGAGATCACACAGTCCTGCCCATTGAGGAGGCTGCTCATGACTACAAG ATTAAGCTCCAGGAAGCTGTGGATGTTCTCAGGAACGTTCTGGGGGAAGCGTCAAAGCTGGAAGCACAAGAGGCGGAGAAAACAGCTCGGTGGAAG gccttgaaatggaaatggactgctttcaagttgatcccgacctaTGGctgccctacgaatagggttttcatg GAGAAAGTGGAGGAACGTAAAGCGCTCGTTGTATCAGGGTTTGAAAGACGCCGCCAGGCAATGGCTGAAGAGGAGCAGCTGCTTTTGAGGCAGCTTCAGGATGAGGAGCAGGAAAcactgaagaagctgcagataaACTGGGCCTTCCTGCTTGGGCAGTGTGCCGGGCTGCGGGATCTGATCTCGGAGATGGAGTGGAAATGCCAGCAGCCAGCTGCCTCCTTCCTCAAG GATGTGAAAGTCACCTTGACCAG GAGTGAGGGTATATCTCTGCAGGAACCCCAGCCCATCCTGCTGGATCTACAAGAGTCATATGACGTTCCTGGGCAGATGGAGTCACTCCAAAGATACAGAG TACCTGTGACCTTCGACCCTGACACAGCGAATCCCTACCTGCTTCTATCTGAGGACCTGCTCAGTGTGCAAGTTGTGGATCGGAAGCAACATCTGCCCAACAGCCTGTCCCGCTTTGAGACATGCACTTGCCTGCTGGGTTGTGAGCAGTTCAAATCTGGGAGGCAGTACTGGGAAGTGTGTGTGGAGAACAAGACCAGCTGGACGCTAGGTGTGTGCAGAGAATCTGTGAGCCGCCAAGGTATCTTTACACCCTCGCCGGCAACAGGGTTCTGGACGGTGTGGCTGAGGAATGGAGACGAGTACGCAGCCCTCACTTCCCCTCTCACGGAACTAGTCCTGAGACCGAGGCCTGGAGTCATTGGCATCTTTCTGGACTATGATGCAGGAGAGGTCTCCTTCTATAACGCTGATAATGGGTCCCACATCTTTACCTTTGCAGACTCCTTCTCGGTAACCCTCCGGCCTTACTTCTATCCTGGGGTCCGGGCAGGAGGGCTCAATGATGCTCCACTCATCATCCAACCAGCACCCAACCAGATATCAGGAAAATCTTGCCCTTCCCACCAATGA
- the LOC133379396 gene encoding E3 ubiquitin-protein ligase TRIM58-like isoform X2 has translation MASVEDPVGRLQEEVSCSICLEYLRDPVTIECGHNFCYACISNYCERGASTVTGLALCPQCRASFLLSSSRPNKQLANIVEGIEQLALQPSRGPGEALCERHGKKLRLFCQDDGEPICLVCDKSREHRDHTVLPIEEAAHDYKIKLQEAVDVLRNVLGEASKLEAQEAEKTARWKEKVEERKALVVSGFERRRQAMAEEEQLLLRQLQDEEQETLKKLQINWAFLLGQCAGLRDLISEMEWKCQQPAASFLKDVKVTLTRSEGISLQEPQPILLDLQESYDVPGQMESLQRYRVPVTFDPDTANPYLLLSEDLLSVQVVDRKQHLPNSLSRFETCTCLLGCEQFKSGRQYWEVCVENKTSWTLGVCRESVSRQGIFTPSPATGFWTVWLRNGDEYAALTSPLTELVLRPRPGVIGIFLDYDAGEVSFYNADNGSHIFTFADSFSVTLRPYFYPGVRAGGLNDAPLIIQPAPNQISGKSCPSHQ, from the exons ATGGCCTCGGTGGAAGACCCCGTGGGGAGGCTTCAGGAAGAGGTGTCCTGTTCCATCTGCTTGGAGTATCTCAGGGACCCAGTGACCATCGAGTGTGGCCACAACTTCTGTTATGCTTGCATTTCCAACTACTGCGAACGTGGAGCCAGTACTGTGACCGGGCTAGCTCTTTGCCCGCAGTGCCGGGCCAGTTTCTTGCTTAGCAGCTCACGCCCCAACAAACAACTGGCCAACATTGTGGAGGGCATTGAGCAGCTGGCTCTGCAGCCGAGCAGAGGCCCTGGCGAGGCCTTGTGCGAGAGGCACGGCAAGAAGCTGCGGCTTTTCTGCCAAGACGATGGCGAGCCTATTTGCCTGGTGTGTGACAAATCCCGAGAGCATCGAGATCACACAGTCCTGCCCATTGAGGAGGCTGCTCATGACTACAAG ATTAAGCTCCAGGAAGCTGTGGATGTTCTCAGGAACGTTCTGGGGGAAGCGTCAAAGCTGGAAGCACAAGAGGCGGAGAAAACAGCTCGGTGGAAG GAGAAAGTGGAGGAACGTAAAGCGCTCGTTGTATCAGGGTTTGAAAGACGCCGCCAGGCAATGGCTGAAGAGGAGCAGCTGCTTTTGAGGCAGCTTCAGGATGAGGAGCAGGAAAcactgaagaagctgcagataaACTGGGCCTTCCTGCTTGGGCAGTGTGCCGGGCTGCGGGATCTGATCTCGGAGATGGAGTGGAAATGCCAGCAGCCAGCTGCCTCCTTCCTCAAG GATGTGAAAGTCACCTTGACCAG GAGTGAGGGTATATCTCTGCAGGAACCCCAGCCCATCCTGCTGGATCTACAAGAGTCATATGACGTTCCTGGGCAGATGGAGTCACTCCAAAGATACAGAG TACCTGTGACCTTCGACCCTGACACAGCGAATCCCTACCTGCTTCTATCTGAGGACCTGCTCAGTGTGCAAGTTGTGGATCGGAAGCAACATCTGCCCAACAGCCTGTCCCGCTTTGAGACATGCACTTGCCTGCTGGGTTGTGAGCAGTTCAAATCTGGGAGGCAGTACTGGGAAGTGTGTGTGGAGAACAAGACCAGCTGGACGCTAGGTGTGTGCAGAGAATCTGTGAGCCGCCAAGGTATCTTTACACCCTCGCCGGCAACAGGGTTCTGGACGGTGTGGCTGAGGAATGGAGACGAGTACGCAGCCCTCACTTCCCCTCTCACGGAACTAGTCCTGAGACCGAGGCCTGGAGTCATTGGCATCTTTCTGGACTATGATGCAGGAGAGGTCTCCTTCTATAACGCTGATAATGGGTCCCACATCTTTACCTTTGCAGACTCCTTCTCGGTAACCCTCCGGCCTTACTTCTATCCTGGGGTCCGGGCAGGAGGGCTCAATGATGCTCCACTCATCATCCAACCAGCACCCAACCAGATATCAGGAAAATCTTGCCCTTCCCACCAATGA